Proteins from one Corynebacterium epidermidicanis genomic window:
- a CDS encoding DUF3073 domain-containing protein, whose product MGRGRAKAKQAKVARQLKYNTPEMDLDQLQRELAGKAAEGSSYDHDSDDYEDPYADWTDEDWDNSGLERR is encoded by the coding sequence ATGGGTCGCGGCCGTGCCAAGGCAAAGCAAGCCAAGGTTGCTCGTCAGCTGAAGTACAACACGCCAGAGATGGATCTCGACCAGCTCCAACGAGAGCTGGCTGGGAAAGCAGCTGAAGGGTCCTCCTACGATCACGACAGTGACGACTACGAGGATCCTTACGCTGACTGGACCGACGAAGACTGGGATAACTCCGGTCTCGAACGTCGCTAG
- the purM gene encoding phosphoribosylformylglycinamidine cyclo-ligase: MTEHHDEQGVSYAAAGVDIEAGDRAVELFAPHAKRASRPEVRGGLGGFAGLFALGKYKEPLLAAGSDGVGTKLAVAQAMNKHDTIGIDLVAMCVDDLVVCGAEPLFLQDYIAIGKVVPEHVAEIVKGIAEGCVQAGCALLGGETAEHPGVMEPDHYDVSATAVGVVEAEDVLGPDRVRSGDVLIGMKSSGLHSNGYSLARHVLLEKAGLPLDGYVEELGRTLGEELLEPTKIYALDCLALINECDVHTFCHVTGGGLAGNLARVIPAGMTAEISRATWTPGPIFRTIESLGKVPQAEMEKTFNMGVGMVAVVSAADRDRALAMLTARHIDAWELGTVRASENADEPAVIMKDSHPAA, from the coding sequence ATGACTGAACACCACGACGAACAAGGCGTATCGTACGCGGCCGCTGGCGTCGACATCGAGGCCGGTGACCGGGCCGTTGAATTGTTCGCCCCACACGCCAAGCGTGCTTCCCGCCCTGAGGTCCGCGGTGGCCTCGGAGGGTTCGCTGGTCTTTTCGCCCTGGGGAAGTACAAAGAGCCGCTCCTGGCTGCAGGTTCCGACGGCGTGGGCACCAAACTCGCCGTCGCGCAAGCAATGAACAAGCATGACACCATCGGTATTGACTTGGTGGCAATGTGCGTGGATGACTTGGTGGTGTGTGGCGCAGAACCGCTGTTCTTGCAGGACTACATCGCCATCGGCAAGGTGGTTCCCGAGCATGTTGCGGAGATCGTGAAGGGCATCGCTGAAGGCTGTGTGCAGGCAGGCTGTGCCCTCCTCGGCGGCGAAACCGCTGAGCACCCTGGCGTGATGGAACCGGATCATTACGACGTGTCCGCCACCGCCGTTGGTGTGGTCGAGGCCGAAGACGTCTTGGGCCCAGATCGCGTCCGCTCCGGCGACGTGCTGATTGGCATGAAGTCCTCCGGCCTTCACTCCAACGGTTACTCTCTGGCCCGGCACGTGCTCCTGGAGAAGGCCGGTCTGCCACTCGACGGCTATGTCGAAGAGCTCGGACGCACCCTGGGTGAGGAGCTGTTGGAGCCAACCAAGATCTACGCCCTCGACTGCCTCGCGCTCATCAATGAGTGCGACGTACACACCTTCTGCCATGTCACAGGCGGTGGGCTCGCAGGTAACTTGGCCCGCGTTATCCCTGCTGGCATGACCGCTGAGATTTCGCGTGCTACCTGGACACCCGGCCCGATTTTCCGCACCATCGAATCCCTGGGCAAGGTCCCACAAGCTGAGATGGAGAAGACCTTCAACATGGGCGTAGGCATGGTGGCCGTCGTGTCGGCAGCCGATCGTGACCGCGCTCTCGCCATGCTCACCGCGCGCCATATCGACGCCTGGGAGCTGGGCACCGTCCGCGCTTCCGAAAATGCTGACGAGCCTGCTGTCATCATGAAGGATTCGCATCCTGCGGCCTAA